One Octopus sinensis linkage group LG11, ASM634580v1, whole genome shotgun sequence genomic window carries:
- the LOC115217192 gene encoding rho guanine nucleotide exchange factor 39-like isoform X1 yields the protein MSHTDIRNIRSVYEAGKGCSDSLTVIMMSLRSRIQVLNEIAQEEKAEYRSPEELSKIAAFNEAKREKRRRKIIKEIFETEKTYQNLLDIIHRFFYFPLRFDCIIPEAVHNKLFSNIEQIQHVNIKLLDQMEQNTIGQAFLSLGPFLKLYSTYANNHTQALATFQEWLQKSSEFAEFIQNQEARPEVMGLKFNALLITPVQRVPRYKLLLEDLLEHTPTSHYDYHDLQEAAKEICNIAFHINEHIRQHENFQKMLSIQKSLGTTPKILSPGREFIREGALRKVARKGGKSHDRMFFLFSDMLIYAKPKLLDTCNSFNCCCVLPLRHCTIQRLFEDNKELHSGGMFQITCKEESLVLYSLDPAEVTNWIECLESAIKKLTENRQTLKKPSSNKVPLRGRTLLRQKKLDKKNSRKVRPTIQKSLLFTQDENSPTSDVMESEVKESTPTPRSRSHSPFREPDAILDSSFKRKWEKEASEIEKQLSSELWSSSLTCPAGATSSHHDEMDSFMLVDEGLTENIGIDLLTPENNENINNNNINNIDDTPQLPPQNNIREGRPRPLSQFFNASHEDPPPTRYKSLNSVFSSTRRRFQDRDQRCSLQ from the exons ATGTCTCACActgatataagaaatataaggtCGGTGTATGAAGCGGGAAAAG GTTGTTCAGATTCTCTGACCGTCATCATGATGTCCTTAAGGAGTAGAATCCAAG tATTAAACGAGATTGCACAAGAAGAAAAGGCTGAGTACAGATCTCCGGAAGAGCTTTCCAAAATAGCAGCATTCAATGAAGCGAAACGAGAGAAACGGCGCCGGAAAATCATCAAAGAAATCTTTGAAACGGAGAAGACTTACCAAAACCTCTTGGACATCATACACCGA TTCTTCTATTTCCCGCTGCGATTCGACTGCATCATCCCAGAGGCTGTCCACAACAAACTGTTCAGCAACATCGAACAAATCCAACATGTGAACATAAAGCTGCTGGATCAAATGGAACAGAACACCATAGGACAAGCTTTCCTCTCCCTGGGGCCTTTTCTCAAACTCTACTCCACTTATGCTAACAACCACACTCAAGCACTGGCCACATTCCAA GAATGGTTACAGAAAAGCTCTGAATTTGCTGAGTTCATCCAAAACCAAGAAGCCAGGCCCGAAGTTATGGGATTAAAGTTCAATGCATTATTAATCACACCTGTTCAAAGAGTTCCAAG ATATAAACTGTTGTTGGAAGATTTACTGGAACACACGCCCACCTCTCACTACGACTACCATGACTTACAAG AGGCTGCAAAAGAAATCTGCAACATAGCGTTCCACATCAATGAACATATCCGACAGCATGAAAACTTTCAGAAGATGCTCAGCATCCAGAAATCTCTGGGAACGACTCCGAAAATCCTGTCTCCTGGTCGAGAGTTTATTCGAGAAGGAGCACTCCGAAAA GTCGCTCGTAAAGGAGGCAAGTCTCATGACCGAATGTTCTTCCTCTTCTCCGACATGCTCATCTATGCCAAACCAAAGTTGCTGGACACTTGCAATTCTTTCAACTGTTGCTGTGTTTTGCCACTCAGACACTGCACCATACAGCGACTGTTTGAAGATAACAAGGAACTCCACAGTGGTGGCATGTTCCAG ATCACCTGCAAAGAGGAGTCCTTAGTTCTGTATTCCCTTGATCCTGCAGAGGTCACAAACTGGATAGAATGTCTGGAATCGGCAATTAA gAAGCTCACAGAAAATCGACAGACCTTAAAGAAACCCAGCAGTAACAAAGTCCCACTGCGGGGCCGGACACTATTGAGGCAGAAGAAACTTGACAAAAAAAATAGCCGGAAG GTGCGACCAACAATTCAAAAATCCCTGCTCTTTACCCAGGACGAGAACTCCCCTACATCTGATGTAATGGAATCAGAAGTCAAGGAGTCAACCCCAACCCCAAGGTCAAGGTCTCATTCTCCATTCCGTGAACCCGACGCAATTCTTGATTcttcattcaaaagaaaatggGAGAAGGAAGCCTCTGAAATTGAGAAACAACTCTCATCAGAACTG TGGTCGTCATCTCTGACTTGCCCAGCTGGAGCTACGTCTTCCCATCATGATGAGATGGATTCTTTTATGTTGGTCGATGAAGGTTTAACAGAGAACATAGGTATCGACCTGCTGACACcagaaaacaatgaaaacatcaacaacaacaacatcaacaacattgacGACACACCCCAGCTCCCTCCCCAGAACAATATTCGAGAAGGCCGGCCACGCCCACTTTCTCAGTTTTT caATGCAAGCCATGAGGACCCACCACCCACAAGGTATAAATCCCTCAACAGTGTCTTCTCTTCCACCAGACGACGTTTCCAAGATCGAGATCAGCGCTGTTCCTTGCAGTAA
- the LOC115217192 gene encoding rho guanine nucleotide exchange factor 39-like isoform X2 — protein MMSLRSRIQVLNEIAQEEKAEYRSPEELSKIAAFNEAKREKRRRKIIKEIFETEKTYQNLLDIIHRFFYFPLRFDCIIPEAVHNKLFSNIEQIQHVNIKLLDQMEQNTIGQAFLSLGPFLKLYSTYANNHTQALATFQEWLQKSSEFAEFIQNQEARPEVMGLKFNALLITPVQRVPRYKLLLEDLLEHTPTSHYDYHDLQEAAKEICNIAFHINEHIRQHENFQKMLSIQKSLGTTPKILSPGREFIREGALRKVARKGGKSHDRMFFLFSDMLIYAKPKLLDTCNSFNCCCVLPLRHCTIQRLFEDNKELHSGGMFQITCKEESLVLYSLDPAEVTNWIECLESAIKKLTENRQTLKKPSSNKVPLRGRTLLRQKKLDKKNSRKVRPTIQKSLLFTQDENSPTSDVMESEVKESTPTPRSRSHSPFREPDAILDSSFKRKWEKEASEIEKQLSSELWSSSLTCPAGATSSHHDEMDSFMLVDEGLTENIGIDLLTPENNENINNNNINNIDDTPQLPPQNNIREGRPRPLSQFFNASHEDPPPTRYKSLNSVFSSTRRRFQDRDQRCSLQ, from the exons ATGATGTCCTTAAGGAGTAGAATCCAAG tATTAAACGAGATTGCACAAGAAGAAAAGGCTGAGTACAGATCTCCGGAAGAGCTTTCCAAAATAGCAGCATTCAATGAAGCGAAACGAGAGAAACGGCGCCGGAAAATCATCAAAGAAATCTTTGAAACGGAGAAGACTTACCAAAACCTCTTGGACATCATACACCGA TTCTTCTATTTCCCGCTGCGATTCGACTGCATCATCCCAGAGGCTGTCCACAACAAACTGTTCAGCAACATCGAACAAATCCAACATGTGAACATAAAGCTGCTGGATCAAATGGAACAGAACACCATAGGACAAGCTTTCCTCTCCCTGGGGCCTTTTCTCAAACTCTACTCCACTTATGCTAACAACCACACTCAAGCACTGGCCACATTCCAA GAATGGTTACAGAAAAGCTCTGAATTTGCTGAGTTCATCCAAAACCAAGAAGCCAGGCCCGAAGTTATGGGATTAAAGTTCAATGCATTATTAATCACACCTGTTCAAAGAGTTCCAAG ATATAAACTGTTGTTGGAAGATTTACTGGAACACACGCCCACCTCTCACTACGACTACCATGACTTACAAG AGGCTGCAAAAGAAATCTGCAACATAGCGTTCCACATCAATGAACATATCCGACAGCATGAAAACTTTCAGAAGATGCTCAGCATCCAGAAATCTCTGGGAACGACTCCGAAAATCCTGTCTCCTGGTCGAGAGTTTATTCGAGAAGGAGCACTCCGAAAA GTCGCTCGTAAAGGAGGCAAGTCTCATGACCGAATGTTCTTCCTCTTCTCCGACATGCTCATCTATGCCAAACCAAAGTTGCTGGACACTTGCAATTCTTTCAACTGTTGCTGTGTTTTGCCACTCAGACACTGCACCATACAGCGACTGTTTGAAGATAACAAGGAACTCCACAGTGGTGGCATGTTCCAG ATCACCTGCAAAGAGGAGTCCTTAGTTCTGTATTCCCTTGATCCTGCAGAGGTCACAAACTGGATAGAATGTCTGGAATCGGCAATTAA gAAGCTCACAGAAAATCGACAGACCTTAAAGAAACCCAGCAGTAACAAAGTCCCACTGCGGGGCCGGACACTATTGAGGCAGAAGAAACTTGACAAAAAAAATAGCCGGAAG GTGCGACCAACAATTCAAAAATCCCTGCTCTTTACCCAGGACGAGAACTCCCCTACATCTGATGTAATGGAATCAGAAGTCAAGGAGTCAACCCCAACCCCAAGGTCAAGGTCTCATTCTCCATTCCGTGAACCCGACGCAATTCTTGATTcttcattcaaaagaaaatggGAGAAGGAAGCCTCTGAAATTGAGAAACAACTCTCATCAGAACTG TGGTCGTCATCTCTGACTTGCCCAGCTGGAGCTACGTCTTCCCATCATGATGAGATGGATTCTTTTATGTTGGTCGATGAAGGTTTAACAGAGAACATAGGTATCGACCTGCTGACACcagaaaacaatgaaaacatcaacaacaacaacatcaacaacattgacGACACACCCCAGCTCCCTCCCCAGAACAATATTCGAGAAGGCCGGCCACGCCCACTTTCTCAGTTTTT caATGCAAGCCATGAGGACCCACCACCCACAAGGTATAAATCCCTCAACAGTGTCTTCTCTTCCACCAGACGACGTTTCCAAGATCGAGATCAGCGCTGTTCCTTGCAGTAA